The nucleotide window TATTTTTGAAAAATTGAAAGAGGACAAAAATATTTAGTTAAGATCAAAATATTCGGTTAAAATCGAGGTTCCGCGTTAGTTTGTTTTacaattaacaaaataaaagatatgAGATATaccactgtttttttttttttagtcagaTGAGATATATCGCTTCAGATGTCATATCAATTGTTCTTTTTATAGTCATATCATTATATTACACTAGCCTTCATGCACGCACACGCACATGCCGAAGGCCGCGTTCTCGCGTGCGACTTATGTCTTTAAAATACAGTATGTGTTGCAAAATATCATTCCCCTATTTTTGGAAAATCACAACAGTTTATAAGAGTCAATGTAAGGCAGGTTATGATGTCATATCAATTATTCTTCTTTATAGGCATATCATTATATTATACGGTATTATCATTTCAAATGTGATAATATTATTTAATAAAAGGATTTTCAAACGGCAATTTCAAGAAGATCCTAAAGGTCGGTCTCTGCTCTGCAAAATCGTCCTCGTCCGGTGGCGCTCAGACACACGGGCGGGTCTCTAGGCCTCACCGTCGTCGTGAGGTCGGCGGCCGAACGGGTTTTGGATTGCTATTGCTCATGGAGGGCCATCGAATGAGGTGTTGCTTGGGCGTGTCGGATTGTTCTGGCTGGGAGGATGGATGGTGGTGGTTGTGCTAATTGATCCGGTGATCGAACCCAGATGACAGTGCCACGAGTCAGGCTTGAGGGAGGTGGGTGGCACGTGGTCCTGGATCGaggttttttggtttttcttcgtTTTGGCGTGGTTTGAAGCGGCGTGGCTCTTGGGGTTTGGGTCTCAGCTGTGGGATAGCGGCGGAGCAGATAGGGGCTGTGCAGGTCGTGGCGGTGATAGTGTGGGGTGGTTGGATCGAGGTTAGGTGGCGTGATTGTGGCGGCATAGCCTGTGCTGTGCAGTTTTGAGGAGTTGACGGTGCGATCGTGGGGCGCGGATCATGGGAGGCAGGTTGCGGCAGAGTGCAACAGACGGAGATAAACTTGTCGTGGCAGGTTCGTACGACAGGGAGGTTGGGTAGGTGGACTTGGACCGGACTGGTCTGATGGGCCTTGGTGGACCTTTTTGGTGGCTGTTCTCTATTTGGGCTTTGAGTTACCCTAGTCcagttgaatttcaatttgggctagggtttaggctaTTGGTCCAACtctatgtttttaattttatctaaattcaataatttccttgtattaggaacctagatctctaaggcctccggcgtagtaccaaaggagaaTCTCCGCTATCTCTACGATCTGAAATGTATAATGAGcatgtctatttctatgtactacTGTGAGTACTACAACTACCTTCTTGTTTGTTTAcgtccttaaatgacagcggaagaGTATGTAACGgcatattctggcttgtgatgaatatattattttgcCCCGTGGgcttgatttaaaaaaaaaaaaagaagtgataatataatttaaataataattttttcgtCACGTGCTGATAATTAAGACGCTATTaagtgtaattttttttttttaatgaattgaCGTCTCAATATTTAAGATCTTAAACTCTAGTATTCATTTTTTCAAGATATTTGTTTAGTGTAACGTCTTATAACTCTCCAATTATAAAAGAAATTTGGTATGTTATATGCAATTGCTTAGTTCAAGTAGCCATCGGTGTCATTCACTCAAACCATTAACAACCCAATAAAGCCGTCCAATTTCCAGAGAAGATTACGTAATCAATTACCTACAACCTTCCTCTCACACCGGTCTTTATTGAAAAAGTCAGTCACCTCCCCATTAATTCCACCTCAATCAACCCGAAACCAATCCAAAACCCATTCAATTCAATCCAGTGATTCCACTCTAGAACACCCAATACGCATTACCCAAAACACCCTCGCTATTACCAAGAATTTCATCCACTCCATCCCACCATCATAGTCAAGCCGAGCCGAGCCCAACGAAGGAGTCAAGAAAAGCAGGTTtatcagaaaaataaaagaaaataacgcCGTGATTGACTAAGGGCGAGTGGGCCAAACCCAACTGACCCGGACCTGAACCCGGAATTCAAACCAATTAATAGAAAACAAATCTGGAAAAAGCAGACCCCATGGAAAGTAGTAACAGATaaaatgagaaaaaagaaaaattttaaaaaggcAAGGCGTCCGTGATAGCCTAAGTATTCGATCCCACGCGCCCGCGTCACCATCACCACCCAcactctccctttctctctccactttctctctctaaattgTCCCCCTATATATATCGATCGCTTCTCTCATCGCTTTTCCACACCACCACTGCTTTACGATCATCTGAAAAATCTCACCTGAAAAATCTCTCATcagattttcttcaatttttaatGGAAGACACGAATATGAAGAAGCGAGGTCGGGACTACGAGTCCGACTCGGAGCACGACTCGGTCGAAGTTAAGCGACTCAGAGACGACCTACTGGACTTCCTCGACGATTCCGATCCCGTTCCGGCGACTCAGGACCTCGACTCGTTCATGAAGAGCTTCGAGGAAGAGATCTCCAATTCTTGCTCAACTTCGCCTCGTCCGGCGCCGGACACCGCCGCAGCAACGGTGCCGGTGGTCGATCTTACGTCAGATTCTGGCGAGTCCAATCCGGATCTCGCACACCTTCTAGAAGCGTCTGATGATGAGCTCGGCCTTCCGCCGTCCGGCGGGTTTAGCGGCGAGGAGGCGAACGACAGAGAGTCTGAGTTGGTCAGAGTGTCGTCTGACTCGTCCGGAATCGGCGAGTTGTGGCGGTTTGATGACCAGGGTCCGAGTTACGATTCGTTCGAGTTTAACGGCGGAGCTGGTAGTCACTTTGATGACAGCGGTTACGGGGCGTTTGATGGCCTGTTCGAGCACTCAGATGTGTATTTTGAATCGTCTGATTACTCCGATTTTTCGTGGCGTTTCGAAACGCTGCCTGCGGAGGAGTAGGATGAAACGAAACGTTATACGGCTAATGGAATATGATACATTGATACAGATTTGTAAAttctttttaatcttttaaAGGGGTCACAAGAAACATGTAGAGCAGACTGATATGAAATTAGGAATCATGAACAACAAGTTGCACTCAAGGAAATTTGGTTCGATCTACTACTCCAGAAAAATTTACACGATAAAACTGTAATTACGTCAAAGAATATTGATAGAACATGAAGAATACGTTGTATCATGTTAAGATGCAGCATGATTCTATATCGTTGTGTTTACGCGTGTGGCATGGTAGAATTCAAAAAGAGATTATCTTAGAAAAATAGTGTTACTAGTTTCTAAAGTTTTGCAGTTGATGAGTCGGATTTGAGACctttaaaacatttaaaatgaaTGAGTTAGGTCATTTGTTAGGTAACTGTAGACATACCTATGCCCAAATAATTTTTCTTAACTTCAAATAACTTCTTATCATTTTCGCTCGTTTACAACTCTAGGTCGAAGGTAGGGTTTCTCTTTACAAACCCTAGCGCTTCGTGGTAGGCGGTGGTAGCAGCCATGAGGTTCGGTGCTTGCCTGTTGCGTAGGCGGGCCAACGATCTTATTGCACAGGTCGCAACTATGATTTGAAGGCTGTGTTTTTGACACGGGTGTGTTTACCTATGTTTTAGGACGATGGCTAAGAGAATCGGCGGTTGAGGAAATGCGGCTTATCTACGCGGGTAGGAATTTATATCGCGTTCGGGTTGTTGCGAAGAGGCGGTGATGAACTGAGGAATCGAGCGTGTTTTACACGGGTGGGATCTAGCCATCCAAGCGCGTGGCATGCTCCCAGATAGATGTGGTGAAGTCTCATACAATAATTGCGTTCTTAAGTGGGTGATTGTTATAAATTTACTTTTGTTCTTTATGTTGGTCGTTTTGAATAAAGTGTGATGCTAGTTATAGAATTGATGTTATTTGTTAGAGTTTTGTCTCCCGATTAAGCCGAAAACACAAAAGCAACTCTTCTTATGCTTCGGGAGCTTAGACTCTAGTGTATGTAATATCTTAGTGGTCACTATGAAATTGTGAGAATATATGAGTATTCCTCTAAAAAAAACTCTGATATTCAAACCTCTATATATCTACCTTTATCAACACCACTAGGATCGCAATTTTTTTTGGCAAGATGTGAATACATTTTGACCGCAATTCTTAATTATTTGTTGGACTTCTAActtaattttgaaattttttattattatgtttttaAATCACACTATAATCCACCTACTCATGAATCATGATGCTAATGAGATTTGACATGACCTCTGTAGTGTTGGATGTTCCAACAAATCAACAAGCCATAACTCACTGGTAAATCGTTGAGTTGATTAATGTATGAAGTTGTTTGACATTTTATAAATTGTTGCATGAGTTTTCAGTAACATATTGTccaatttaaaatatttttagTGTCCTATTGAGAATATATCAACCTAAAGCCCAAAGGATTGGGAACTCGATAAACATTTGACTCGCTTCTTCCACCACCTTTGAGATTTGTTGGATGCATACATTAACAATAGTGCCCATCATTTTTGTTCCTTATTTGAGTGAGAGAGTTATAGCGACACTGGAAGACATAAGAGAGACCGATATAGAGTACATAGAAAAAGATCGATATGTAGTTGAGCCACAGAGTTAAGTCATCAACCTCAAAGCATGTTGACGAGGCGATGGAGTATGCCTACGctttctttctttatccttCTTTAAGATGAAAAAATTGGCCAGCGGACGTACTTATATCGGATGTAAATATTGCGACGGCATTATAGTGTGCAGTTC belongs to Rosa chinensis cultivar Old Blush chromosome 4, RchiOBHm-V2, whole genome shotgun sequence and includes:
- the LOC112200390 gene encoding uncharacterized protein LOC112200390, whose protein sequence is MEDTNMKKRGRDYESDSEHDSVEVKRLRDDLLDFLDDSDPVPATQDLDSFMKSFEEEISNSCSTSPRPAPDTAAATVPVVDLTSDSGESNPDLAHLLEASDDELGLPPSGGFSGEEANDRESELVRVSSDSSGIGELWRFDDQGPSYDSFEFNGGAGSHFDDSGYGAFDGLFEHSDVYFESSDYSDFSWRFETLPAEE